The following DNA comes from Crateriforma spongiae.
CCAGGGCGCGATCATTGCCAAGCGATTGGCGCAAACGGGTGTGTTCGGCATCGTGACCGGCCAGGGCGGCATGGAGTTGGGGCCGGAATTTGAAAAACTAGAAAAGCACTTGGCCATTCCGCCGTTCCCCTTCGCAATCGTCGCGGGAGACTTGTCCGATGAAGCCATCCAAAACCCGTTGACCGAGGGCGCCGGTGACTTTGTCGTCAGCGTCGAAGAAGCTTATTTGCCCGGGGCAGCCGACACCCAGACGTTTCCCCTGCTGCATTCATTCATCATGGACGATCCCGACGTCCAGGCGTACACCATCGATTTCCTAAAGACCCACTTGGGCTTGAAGGAATTGCCGACCGGTACACCCGAAGTCTCGGATGCAAACTGAGCGGATTGACCGACGGCTAGAGTTACCGAGCTTTTGGGCTGTCGTTATCACAGTGCGTCGAGCGACGCATGCGTCGCCCGACACTGCATCGGGGAGAAGACTGCTTTGAATCGAATCATTCACGCTGCGTTGGTTTTGGGGGCCGTGTTGTTTGCTTCGATGCGAGACGCTGGTTCGGCGTCAGCGGCGGACTCCGCTGTCACGACAACCGGGGATCAAACGGGCTCCGGTGCAAGCGTCTGGAACCAGTGGCGTGGCCCCGATCGCGATGGACGCATCCCGGGATCGTCGTGGCCGGACAAGCTGGACGGCAGGTTGCAATTGCAATGGTCCAAAGATCATTCACCCAGCTACAGCGGGCCGGTGTTGCTGGATGATCTGGTCTTCACCACCGAAACCATTGACCGCAAGTATGAACAGGTCACGGCGTATCGGTTGTCCGACGGGCAAATGGTTTGGAACCGTCGCTGGGAAGGTCATATGGCGGTCCCGTTCTTTGCCGCCAAGAACGGTGATTGGATTCGTTCCACCCCCGCGTGCGTTCCCGGTCATTTGGTGATTCTGGGGATGCGGGACGTGTTGGTTTCGTTGGATCCGCAGACCGGACAAGAGAATTGGAGGAACGACTTGCCTGCCAGCGAGGGTACGCCCCTGCAACCTTTCGGTGCGGTTTGCTCTCCACTGATTGACGGGGACGTCGTTTATGTGCAGTCCGGCGGTGGGCTGATTAAGGTGGACTTGGCCACCGGGCGAGTCCTGTGGACGGTCTTGGGCGGTTCGTCGGACATGATGTCCAGTGGCGCGTTTTCCAGTCCGGTCATGGCGGTGATCGCGGGCAAGAAACAGTTGGTGGTGCAAACACGACTGGAGTTGTGCGGCGTGGATCCCGACGATGGGACCGTGCTTTGGAAGACGCCGGTGGAGGCGTTTCGGGGAATGAATATCTTGACGCCGCTTGTGATCGGCGACCGAATCTTTACCGCCGCCCACAGCGGACGCAGCCACCTTTTTCAGATCGCCAACGATGATCCAGACGGCTGGACGGTCAACGAGGTTTGGAGTCAAAAGACGCAGGGTTACATGTCATCGCCCGTCGTGATTGACGGCAACGTGTATCTGCATTTGAAGAACCAGCGGTTCACTTGCTTGGATTTACAAGACGGCAGCATTCGTTGGACGTCGCGTCCGATCGGCGACTACTGCAGCTTGGTTCACAATGATCGGCAAATCTTGTCGCTTGCCAATGACGGCGTTCTGCGTTTGATCGAACCGACGTCGGACGAGTTTCGCGTGGTGGATACAGCGCAAGTCGCTACCGACGCTTGGGCTCACCTGGCAGTGCGTGACGACCTGGTCGTCGTGCGCGATTTGAATTCGCTGCGTCTGTACCGTTGGACCGATTCAGCGAATCGTTGAGTTTGCTGAATCCGCATCTGCGTCGGATTCGTCGGCCATTGCCGTCTTCACACGCTGGACATCGTCCCCCCGGGGCATCCAACCGTTCGCACCGGCGGGCTTGTCCAGACGCACGACACCTTCGCATGACAGTTTGTCGTCATTGGTCGCCAGGGTTGCTTGGATGACCACTTCGCTGACCGACGGTGGGACGTCGTCCCACATGACGGGGATTCGCAGGCCGCTGACGGGAACCCGACTAACCAGCCCGCGGACTTCGGCAGGATCAAATTCCCATTTCGCCAAAACGGAAAGCTCATCCGATTCGGTCGGGTCGATCGCAACCACGTTTAACTTGGCGTCGATGTCGAATTCGGCCAGATCCAGCGGTCGGTCCGAAAGGTCAGTGGCCGTCACCGTCAGCAGCATGCCGTTGGCAGGTTGGTCGGCCGGGTGGTCTTCGTCGCCGAACTGGTGTGGACCGGAAAAGCCGCGGTGAAGCGACAGCTTGATCGGCGAGGCATCGGATCGAACGCCCAGTTCTTTCAGCGAATCGGGCAACGGCACCTTGCCCGGCGGATCTTCGGCGGGGGTTCCTGGAGTCGGTGGCGGCAGGATTTCACCGGGTTCGATGGGCGGGATCTGCAGATCAAACTTGCCCGGCGGTTCCGGCTCGCTGGGCGGCATCGCCTCGCCGATGTCGGGTGTACCGGTGTCGTCGGCCGGGGCCGGCAATTCATTGGGTGCCCCGTTGGTTTCCAGATCGCCGACACCGGGTGGAATGACTTCGCCCTCGTCAATCCAAGCACTCGGATCATCCAGGTCGTCCAAATCGGGCATGCCGCTGTCGTCGCCCACCGGTGGCAACACGCGGTTGGTGGCATCGGCCTTGGGCGAATCGGCAGGTGGAATAGCGGTATCGGCCGGTTCAATCGCATCGGGGACCGGATCGGCAT
Coding sequences within:
- a CDS encoding PQQ-binding-like beta-propeller repeat protein encodes the protein MNRIIHAALVLGAVLFASMRDAGSASAADSAVTTTGDQTGSGASVWNQWRGPDRDGRIPGSSWPDKLDGRLQLQWSKDHSPSYSGPVLLDDLVFTTETIDRKYEQVTAYRLSDGQMVWNRRWEGHMAVPFFAAKNGDWIRSTPACVPGHLVILGMRDVLVSLDPQTGQENWRNDLPASEGTPLQPFGAVCSPLIDGDVVYVQSGGGLIKVDLATGRVLWTVLGGSSDMMSSGAFSSPVMAVIAGKKQLVVQTRLELCGVDPDDGTVLWKTPVEAFRGMNILTPLVIGDRIFTAAHSGRSHLFQIANDDPDGWTVNEVWSQKTQGYMSSPVVIDGNVYLHLKNQRFTCLDLQDGSIRWTSRPIGDYCSLVHNDRQILSLANDGVLRLIEPTSDEFRVVDTAQVATDAWAHLAVRDDLVVVRDLNSLRLYRWTDSANR